A single Sphingopyxis chilensis DNA region contains:
- a CDS encoding protein-L-isoaspartate(D-aspartate) O-methyltransferase, with product MADLKKRRDAMVDMQLVARGVRDPHVLAAMREVPREAFVPAALAEFAYEDTPLPIEAGQTISQPYVVALMLEAAEIQVDDRILEIGVGSGYAASVMSRIGRRVHAIDRQAELAALARARIERLGYDNVVIRTGDGTGGWPENAPFDVILVAAGGPAVPRPLREQLAVDGRLIVPVGGADEQRLTRVTRTGDDEFFEEDLGAVRFVPLIGAHGWRGDAAPPEPDAARALHRLREAAEPLPAIDDTAFAGLIDRFADARVILLGEASHGTSEFYRARAAITRRLIEHHGFTIVAVEADWPDAASVDRHVRLREALAPAVGPPFQRFPTWMWRNEDVAGFLTWLRRWNERREPSRRAGFYGLDLYNMSGSIDAVLTYLDREDPEAAAVARERYACLAPFGSDPASYGRMAITEGFARCEEAVVAQLRDLFRRDRDLAAKDGDDFLDATQNARLVANAEAYYRAMFYGAAESWNLRDRHMFDTLQSLLGARGEGAKAVVWAHNSHIGDARATDMGRTRGELNIGQLCREHHRGAARLVGFGTHGGTGAAATDWGGEMEVKRVNPSRPDSYERLCHDVGLERFLLDLRAGVHPDARADLLEPRLERFIGVIYRPDTERWSHYSSAVLPEQFDAWIWFDRTSAVSPLPARATGAGSDTFPFGL from the coding sequence ATGGCCGATCTGAAGAAGCGCAGGGATGCCATGGTCGATATGCAGCTGGTCGCCCGCGGCGTGCGCGACCCGCATGTCCTGGCCGCGATGCGCGAAGTCCCGCGCGAAGCGTTTGTGCCCGCGGCGCTCGCCGAATTCGCCTATGAGGACACGCCGCTTCCGATCGAGGCGGGGCAGACAATCTCGCAGCCCTATGTCGTCGCGCTGATGCTCGAAGCCGCGGAAATCCAGGTCGACGATCGCATCCTCGAGATCGGCGTCGGCTCGGGATATGCCGCCTCCGTGATGAGCCGCATCGGCCGGCGGGTTCACGCTATCGACCGGCAGGCCGAGCTCGCCGCGCTCGCGCGCGCGCGCATCGAACGCCTCGGCTACGACAATGTGGTCATTCGCACCGGCGACGGCACGGGCGGCTGGCCCGAAAACGCGCCCTTCGACGTCATCCTCGTCGCGGCAGGGGGCCCGGCGGTGCCGCGGCCGCTGCGCGAGCAGCTGGCGGTCGATGGGCGTCTCATCGTGCCGGTCGGCGGTGCCGACGAGCAGCGGCTCACGCGCGTGACCCGCACCGGCGACGATGAATTTTTCGAGGAGGATCTCGGCGCGGTCCGGTTCGTTCCGCTCATCGGCGCGCATGGCTGGCGCGGGGACGCAGCGCCGCCCGAGCCCGACGCGGCGCGTGCCTTGCACCGGCTCCGGGAGGCGGCGGAACCGCTTCCCGCCATCGACGATACGGCGTTCGCCGGGCTTATCGACCGCTTTGCCGACGCACGGGTGATCCTGCTGGGCGAGGCCAGTCATGGCACGTCCGAATTCTATCGCGCGCGCGCCGCGATCACCCGGCGTCTGATCGAACATCATGGCTTCACGATCGTTGCCGTTGAGGCCGACTGGCCCGATGCCGCCTCGGTCGACCGCCATGTTCGCCTGCGCGAGGCGCTCGCGCCGGCGGTCGGCCCGCCCTTCCAGCGCTTTCCGACCTGGATGTGGAGAAATGAGGATGTGGCCGGCTTCTTGACCTGGCTGCGGCGCTGGAACGAAAGGCGCGAGCCCTCGCGGCGCGCCGGATTTTACGGGCTCGACCTCTATAACATGTCCGGCTCGATCGACGCCGTGCTGACCTATCTCGATCGCGAGGATCCCGAGGCCGCGGCGGTCGCGCGCGAGCGTTATGCCTGCCTCGCGCCCTTCGGCAGCGATCCCGCAAGCTATGGCCGGATGGCGATCACCGAGGGCTTTGCCCGGTGCGAGGAGGCGGTGGTCGCCCAGCTGCGCGATCTCTTCCGCCGCGACCGCGACCTTGCAGCGAAAGACGGCGACGATTTTCTCGACGCCACGCAGAATGCGCGGCTCGTCGCGAACGCCGAAGCCTATTATCGCGCGATGTTCTACGGCGCGGCCGAGAGCTGGAATTTGCGCGATCGGCACATGTTCGACACGCTCCAATCGCTGCTTGGCGCAAGGGGAGAGGGAGCGAAAGCCGTTGTCTGGGCACACAATAGCCACATCGGGGATGCGCGCGCCACGGACATGGGGCGAACCCGCGGCGAGCTCAACATCGGACAGCTTTGCCGCGAGCATCATCGCGGCGCGGCACGCCTTGTCGGTTTCGGCACGCACGGGGGCACCGGCGCCGCCGCCACCGACTGGGGCGGCGAGATGGAGGTGAAGCGGGTCAATCCCTCGCGGCCCGACAGCTATGAGCGCCTATGTCATGACGTCGGGCTCGAACGGTTCCTGCTCGATCTGCGCGCGGGCGTGCATCCCGACGCGCGCGCCGACCTGCTCGAGCCGCGGCTCGAGCGCTTCATCGGCGTCATCTATCGTCCCGATACCGAGCGCTGGAGCCATTATTCGAGCGCCGTGCTGCCCGAGCAGTTCGATGCCTGGATCTGGTTCGACCGGACGAGCGCGGTGTCGCCGCTGCCCGCCCGCGCGACCGGAGCAGGAAGCGACACGTTCCCATTCGGTCTCTGA
- a CDS encoding DedA family protein, giving the protein MTDWIIDLVDTMGYMGIIFLMFLENLFPPIPSEVIMPLAGFGAADGKYGLVFVIIAGLAGTLAGALFWYALARRIGDERLRRWADRHGRWITLSGADIRKMENWFCRHGNWAVPLAHLVPGLRTLISIPAGVFAMPPVRFVLLSAVGAGVWTSALAVAGYLLGEGFEGVEKYLGPISTAIMAALLLYYLWRVIRFRPGEGA; this is encoded by the coding sequence ATGACGGACTGGATCATCGACCTCGTCGACACGATGGGATATATGGGCATCATCTTTTTGATGTTCCTCGAGAATCTCTTTCCGCCGATCCCGTCCGAGGTCATCATGCCGCTCGCCGGCTTCGGGGCCGCCGATGGCAAATATGGCCTCGTCTTCGTTATCATCGCGGGCCTCGCCGGAACCCTCGCGGGCGCGCTTTTCTGGTACGCCCTCGCCCGGCGCATCGGCGACGAAAGATTGCGCCGGTGGGCCGACCGCCACGGACGCTGGATCACCTTGAGCGGCGCGGATATCCGGAAAATGGAAAACTGGTTCTGCCGGCATGGCAATTGGGCTGTCCCGCTTGCGCACCTCGTCCCGGGGCTTCGGACCTTGATCTCGATCCCGGCCGGCGTGTTCGCGATGCCGCCGGTGCGGTTCGTCCTGCTGAGCGCCGTCGGTGCCGGGGTCTGGACGAGCGCACTCGCGGTCGCGGGCTATCTGCTCGGCGAAGGCTTCGAAGGCGTCGAAAAATATCTCGGTCCGATCAGCACGGCGATCATGGCCGCGCTTCTGCTTTATTATCTCTGGCGGGTGATCCGTTTCAGGCCCGGCGAGGGAGCCTAG
- a CDS encoding PQQ-dependent sugar dehydrogenase: MTARALLVHLLAASSLAACGGGDESLDQTGASPALPAIDETLVPPMKIARPQGWNGELPTVPKGFTITPVATDLKIPRQILLLPNGDVLVAEGSGGHAPKLRPKDVIAGYIKSLGKSSVQGGDRITLLRDANGDGKPELRTTFIEDLDAPYGLALVNGSLYVANQGALLRFPYSDGQTRITAPGEEITKLPSKINHHWTKALAASPDGSKLYVGIGSNSNVGERGLSLEEDRAVIWEVDPSTKSSRIYVSGIRNPTALAFEPGSNMLWAVVNERDELGAELVPDYLTSVREGAFYGWPYSYWGQNPDPRVHPQRPELVKSAVAPDYGLGSHVAPLGLSFADGNGFAGFAEGAFIGEHGSWNRQNLAGYKVSFVPFANGRPAGKPRDFVTGFIEDGRARGRPVGVTFDAARGALWIADDLSNTVWRVTGPRPLASPVGPTADRN, from the coding sequence ATGACCGCGCGCGCCCTCCTCGTGCACCTGCTCGCGGCGAGTAGCCTCGCGGCCTGCGGCGGCGGCGACGAAAGCCTCGACCAGACGGGCGCGAGCCCCGCGCTCCCCGCGATCGACGAGACGCTCGTCCCGCCGATGAAGATCGCCAGGCCGCAGGGCTGGAACGGCGAACTTCCCACCGTACCGAAAGGCTTCACGATCACGCCGGTCGCGACCGACCTCAAGATCCCGCGCCAGATCCTCCTTCTCCCCAATGGCGACGTCCTGGTCGCCGAAGGCTCGGGCGGCCATGCCCCGAAACTGCGGCCCAAGGATGTCATCGCCGGCTACATCAAGAGCCTGGGCAAGAGCAGCGTCCAGGGCGGCGACCGCATCACGCTGCTCCGAGATGCCAACGGCGACGGCAAGCCCGAACTGCGCACGACCTTCATCGAGGATCTCGACGCGCCCTATGGTCTCGCGCTCGTGAACGGGAGCCTCTATGTCGCGAACCAGGGCGCGCTGCTGCGCTTCCCCTATAGCGACGGCCAGACACGTATCACGGCGCCCGGCGAAGAGATTACAAAGCTTCCCTCGAAGATCAATCACCACTGGACCAAGGCGCTCGCCGCGAGCCCCGACGGCAGCAAGCTTTATGTCGGGATCGGCTCGAACAGCAATGTCGGCGAACGCGGCCTCAGCCTCGAAGAGGATCGCGCGGTGATCTGGGAGGTCGACCCCTCGACAAAATCGAGCCGCATCTATGTCTCGGGAATCCGCAATCCGACCGCGCTCGCGTTCGAACCCGGCTCGAACATGCTCTGGGCCGTGGTCAATGAACGCGACGAACTCGGCGCCGAGCTCGTTCCCGACTATCTGACGTCGGTGCGCGAAGGCGCCTTCTACGGCTGGCCCTACAGCTATTGGGGACAGAATCCCGACCCGCGCGTCCACCCGCAAAGGCCCGAGCTCGTAAAGAGCGCGGTCGCCCCCGATTACGGGCTGGGCTCGCATGTCGCGCCGCTCGGGCTGAGTTTCGCCGACGGCAACGGCTTTGCCGGCTTCGCCGAGGGCGCCTTCATCGGCGAGCATGGCAGCTGGAACCGCCAGAATCTCGCCGGTTACAAGGTGAGCTTCGTGCCGTTTGCGAACGGGAGGCCGGCGGGCAAGCCGCGCGATTTCGTGACCGGCTTCATCGAGGACGGCCGCGCGCGCGGCCGTCCGGTCGGCGTCACGTTCGACGCGGCGCGCGGCGCGCTCTGGATTGCCGACGATCTGTCGAACACGGTGTGGCGCGTCACGGGTCCCCGCCCGCTCGCCTCGCCGGTCGGGCCGACGGCTGACCGGAACTGA
- a CDS encoding DUF2231 domain-containing protein — protein sequence MATTVDRTGRSPLHPLHALLLAFPIALFACALLSDIAYLKSAEMQWSNFSAWLIVGALLFGAPVLLWSAASLFRRRRAPESRRAPAYFLLLLVMWVAGLVNAFKHSQDAWSSVGSLGLALSVVSALTALAAGWIAYGGERIAR from the coding sequence TTGGCAACGACAGTCGATCGAACCGGCAGAAGCCCCCTGCACCCGCTTCACGCCCTGTTGCTCGCCTTTCCCATCGCGCTCTTCGCCTGCGCGCTTCTGTCCGATATCGCCTATCTGAAGAGCGCCGAGATGCAGTGGAGCAACTTTTCGGCCTGGCTGATCGTCGGGGCTCTCCTCTTCGGCGCGCCCGTCCTGCTCTGGTCGGCGGCAAGCCTGTTCCGCCGCCGCCGCGCCCCGGAGAGCCGACGCGCGCCCGCCTATTTCCTCCTCCTTCTCGTCATGTGGGTTGCCGGGCTCGTCAACGCCTTCAAGCATAGCCAGGATGCATGGAGCTCGGTCGGCAGCCTGGGGCTCGCGCTCTCGGTCGTGTCGGCCCTCACCGCGCTTGCCGCCGGCTGGATCGCCTATGGCGGCGAGAGGATCGCCCGATGA
- a CDS encoding cytochrome c oxidase assembly protein, translated as MMDRGWIPYCGAAPLPADWLARWNGDPLLILAFAATASLALRRGVDRPFWAGMAVLVLLFVSPLCALSSALFSVRVVHHVLLTAVAAPWLLWGMPRLAIRGSAPLWAAAHILLFWIWHAPAPYAAALSSDLIFWTMQLSLLASALAFWGALRRAAAPTAILLLLAMMVQMGLLGALITFAGAPLYPPHAVSTFAWNLTPLEDQQLAGLIMWAPAAAFYLAAALWRGWHMLAPPATAIR; from the coding sequence ATGATGGACCGAGGCTGGATTCCCTATTGCGGCGCGGCGCCGCTTCCCGCCGACTGGCTCGCGCGCTGGAACGGCGATCCCTTGCTTATCCTCGCGTTCGCAGCGACCGCCTCGCTGGCTCTGCGGCGCGGCGTCGATCGGCCGTTCTGGGCTGGCATGGCGGTGCTCGTCCTTCTTTTCGTGTCGCCGCTCTGTGCCCTGTCGTCGGCGCTCTTCTCTGTGCGCGTGGTCCATCATGTGCTGCTGACCGCCGTGGCGGCGCCATGGCTGCTGTGGGGCATGCCGCGCCTCGCGATACGCGGCAGCGCGCCGCTCTGGGCGGCGGCGCATATCCTTCTGTTCTGGATATGGCACGCGCCCGCGCCTTATGCGGCCGCGCTGTCGAGCGACCTCATCTTCTGGACGATGCAGCTGTCGCTGCTCGCCAGCGCGCTCGCCTTCTGGGGCGCGCTGCGGCGCGCGGCCGCGCCAACCGCAATCCTGCTGCTGCTCGCGATGATGGTCCAGATGGGGCTGCTCGGCGCGCTGATCACCTTCGCGGGCGCGCCGCTTTATCCGCCGCATGCCGTTTCGACATTTGCCTGGAACCTGACGCCGCTCGAAGACCAGCAGCTCGCGGGCCTCATCATGTGGGCACCCGCGGCCGCCTTCTACCTCGCCGCGGCGCTCTGGCGCGGTTGGCACATGCTGGCGCCGCCCGCCACGGCAATCCGATGA
- a CDS encoding cytochrome b, translating into MIEALQAWAARYADDRRYSPVGQIFHWVMAALILFQLGWGWRMSRIPAGGDKLEAFRIHAEIGLLMLVLAAMRMLWRLVIPGPINDADRLGWQTMAAYVTHVLFYLCFFGLPLSGWAMWSAVEGEPLRIAGIIPFPYMPFETLAPALQWWILDWAEGIHALLVILLVAMIPVHVGAALKHHFWDRHDVLRGMLPDLEREPGEDPPHKPKPRAPRKAKAGG; encoded by the coding sequence ATGATCGAGGCGCTGCAGGCGTGGGCGGCGCGCTACGCCGACGACCGGCGCTATTCGCCGGTCGGACAGATCTTCCACTGGGTGATGGCCGCGCTCATTCTCTTTCAGCTCGGATGGGGGTGGCGAATGAGCCGGATCCCCGCCGGCGGCGACAAGCTCGAAGCCTTCCGCATTCACGCCGAGATCGGGCTGCTGATGCTCGTGCTCGCCGCGATGCGGATGCTCTGGCGACTGGTGATCCCCGGCCCGATCAACGACGCCGATCGGCTTGGCTGGCAGACGATGGCGGCTTATGTCACGCATGTCCTTTTCTACCTCTGCTTTTTCGGCCTGCCCCTGAGCGGCTGGGCGATGTGGTCGGCGGTCGAGGGCGAGCCGCTCCGCATCGCCGGAATCATTCCCTTTCCCTATATGCCCTTCGAGACGCTCGCGCCGGCGCTCCAGTGGTGGATTCTCGACTGGGCCGAGGGCATCCACGCGCTGCTCGTCATTCTTCTCGTTGCGATGATCCCGGTCCATGTGGGCGCGGCGCTGAAGCATCATTTCTGGGATCGCCACGATGTGCTGCGCGGGATGCTGCCCGATCTCGAGCGCGAGCCGGGGGAAGACCCGCCGCATAAGCCGAAACCGCGCGCGCCTCGGAAGGCGAAAGCCGGCGGCTGA